One Setaria italica strain Yugu1 chromosome II, Setaria_italica_v2.0, whole genome shotgun sequence DNA segment encodes these proteins:
- the LOC101782065 gene encoding DNA-directed RNA polymerases II, IV and V subunit 11: protein MNAPDRYERFVVPEGTKKVSYERDTKIVNAASFTIEREDHTIGNIVRMQLHRDPNVLFAGYKLPHPLQYKIIVRIHTTSQSSPTQAYTQAVNDLDKELEYLKQAFEVEKNRYEERAKQGF, encoded by the exons ATGAATGCCCCGGATCGATATGAGCGCTTTGTGGTGCCCGAGGGCACCAAGAA GGTGTCGTATGAGAGGGATACAAAGATCGTGAATGCTGCATCCTTCACCATCGAGCGTGAGGACCACACCATTGGCAACATTGTTCGCAT GCAGCTGCACAGGGACCCAAATGTGCTCTTTGCTGGCTATAAGCTCCCTCACCCTCTTCAGTACAAGATTATTGTCAGG ATCCATACCACAAGTCAGTCGTCCCCAACACAGGCCTACACCCAGGCCGTCAATGACCTAGACAAGGAGCTCGAGTACCTTAAGCAAGCTTTTGAG GTTGAGAAGAACAGGTACGAGGAAAGGGCGAAGCAGGGGTTCTGA
- the LOC101782479 gene encoding uncharacterized protein LOC101782479 has product MLLRPLLRRAAAAATSGGARATALPDPPAALASLLLASRSYAKAKGGGKPASSTSNRGKVRAKDPRGVASADDADGDESTAGGGGDDIDTEFELPTDPLPPTYDPALDVGPGGRPLFAFTDTFGSFAHRNANVYVDFTLDEWNAMLPEGLPAGMMKEFQETRRCAVMVRKSFLDLRDNFRRIVDPAITTNLKDIKKQIVLDGPRSCGKSIALAMLVHWARTQGWLVFYVPQGKDWTHGGFFYRNTYSDFFDTPIQAAKILQDFTKYNETRLQQLPCQIFEPIPLGEGAGVGMMKGADTVEMPEGSTLYDLIQTGITHSHASVGVVVRLRKELSLVKDVPVLFAIDQYNSWFTFSDFQEPVTVRSCRSIHAKELTTVNAYRSMLHNDMMVGAFSHSTAVGKLRQELPDVPPDARLMFPRYTLEEAETVCHYYMRQKIIRRESFSEEKWKKIYYLSNGNGSEMRWLAAFV; this is encoded by the exons ATGCtcctccgccccctcctccgccgcgccgccgccgcggcaaccTCCGGCGGCGCTCGCGCCACCGCGCTCCCAGACCCAcccgccgcgctcgcctccctcctcctggCCTCCCGATCCTACGCGAAGGCCAAGGGCGGGGGCAAGCCGGCGTCGTCCACGTCGAACCGCGGCAAGGTCCGCGCCAAGGACCCGCGCGGCGTGGCGTCGGCCGATGACGCCGATGGGGACGAGTCCACcgccgggggcgggggcgaCGACATTGATACGGAGTTCGAGCTGCCCACGGACCCGCTGCCCCCGACCTACGACCCAGCGCTCGACGTCGGCCCAGGCGGCCGCCCGCTCTTCGCCTTCACCGACACGTTCGGGTCGTTCGCACACCGCAACGCCAACGTCTATGTCGACTTCAC TTTGGATGAATGGAATGCCATGTTACCAGAAGGGTTGCCAGCAGGCATGATGAAGGAGTTTCAGGAGACAAGACGGTGCGCTGTGATGGTGAGGAAGAGCTTCCTAGATCTCCGGGATAACTTCCGTAGGATTGTTGATCCAGCCATTACGACCAATCTCAAAG atataaaaaaacaaattgTTTTGGATGGCCCACGGAGTTGTGGTAAAAGCATTGCACTTGCGATGCTTGTCCACTGGGCACGAACTCAAGGATGGTTGGTATTCTATGTTCCACAAGGGAAAGATTGGACTCATGGAGGATTCTTCTATAGAAACACATACAGTGATTTTTTTGATACACCAATACAAGCTGCCAAGATCTTGCAG GATTTTACGAAGTACAACGAAACACGCTTACAACAATTACCATGTCAAATTTTCGAGCCCATCCCCCTGGGAGAAGGTGCTGGTGTTGGAATGATGAAAGGGGCTGACACAGTGGAAATGCCTGAAGGGTCGACATTGTATGATCTCATTCAAACTGGGATAACCCACTCACATGCATCTGTTGGTGTTGTGGTTCGCTTAAGGAAGGAACTGTCCCTTGTTAAAGATGTGCCTGTATTGTTTGCTATTGATCAG TACAATAGTTGGTTTACATTCAGTGACTTCCAGGAACCTGTAACTGTTAGATCTTGTCGATCAATCCATGCGAAAGAGCTTACAACG GTCAATGCTTATAGGTCAATGTTGCACAATGATATGATGGTAGGAGCCTTTTCACACTCAACGGCTGTTGGCAAACTACGGCAGGAGCTGCCAGATGTTCCTCCTGACGCTCGTTTGATGTTTCCACGTTACACCTTAGAAGAAGCTGAGACTGTGTGTCACTATTACATGAG GCAAAAGATCATTCGACGCGAGAGTTTTTCAGAAGAGAagtggaaaaaaatatattatttatCAAATGGAAATGGCTCAGAGATGAGATGGCTTGCTGCATTTGTTTGA